In the Chryseobacterium sp. MYb264 genome, one interval contains:
- a CDS encoding MFS transporter — protein sequence MSELAPTQTTVKKILPLILATAIFMQMLDSTILNTSLPSIAKDLNESPLNMQNAIISYVLTLAVFMPASGFLADRFGTKRVFIVSLVLFSMGSLFCAMSQNLTHLVISRVIQGVGGSLMTPVGKLALIKTFDKNELLKAMNFAIIPALIGPVLGPLVGGYMVDYLSWHWIFLINIPIGMLGIALGLKYMPNYKSKDVDFDLKGFLIFAAASLLLSISLELFGDMQNITPVLIVFILGFLFLYYYYKHAKRDEHPIFPLNLFQVRTFRVGIVGNLATRLGISSVPLLLPLMIQIAYKQSAVTSGWIIAPMAITAMFGKSYVIKILDKFGYRKTLMVNTFIIGTLICLLAIPDVHTSLYWFIPIIAILGFFNSIQFTSMNTISIADLRNFQTSSGNSLLSVNQQLAIGFGIAFGLIVLKIFENTPGLIHHEIHNAFRWTFLSIGMLTIVSGLVFRRLHISDGKNMQSKEDE from the coding sequence ATGTCAGAACTCGCTCCAACACAAACAACCGTAAAAAAAATATTACCACTGATTCTCGCAACCGCCATCTTTATGCAGATGCTGGATTCAACTATTCTAAACACATCTTTACCATCCATCGCTAAGGATCTTAATGAATCTCCGCTGAATATGCAAAATGCCATTATCAGCTATGTTCTGACACTGGCTGTTTTCATGCCGGCGAGCGGATTTCTGGCGGATCGATTCGGTACAAAGAGGGTTTTTATTGTTTCGCTGGTGCTGTTTAGTATGGGTTCATTATTTTGTGCGATGTCTCAGAATCTTACTCATCTTGTTATTTCACGGGTAATTCAGGGTGTTGGAGGAAGCTTGATGACGCCGGTAGGGAAATTGGCTTTAATTAAAACTTTTGACAAAAATGAACTGTTAAAAGCCATGAATTTTGCTATTATTCCGGCACTTATTGGCCCTGTTTTAGGTCCGTTGGTGGGTGGGTATATGGTAGATTATCTTTCATGGCACTGGATTTTCCTGATCAACATTCCGATTGGTATGCTGGGAATTGCGTTAGGATTGAAATATATGCCTAATTACAAATCTAAAGACGTGGATTTTGATTTAAAAGGATTTCTCATTTTCGCCGCGGCTTCTCTTTTACTCTCTATTTCTTTGGAGCTTTTCGGGGATATGCAGAATATTACTCCGGTTTTAATTGTCTTTATTTTAGGCTTCCTGTTTCTGTATTATTATTACAAACATGCCAAAAGAGATGAACATCCTATTTTTCCACTAAATTTATTTCAGGTAAGAACTTTCAGAGTGGGTATTGTGGGAAATCTGGCCACGCGATTAGGGATTAGTTCAGTTCCTTTATTATTACCATTAATGATTCAGATTGCTTATAAGCAATCCGCAGTAACATCCGGCTGGATCATCGCTCCGATGGCTATTACCGCGATGTTTGGAAAATCGTATGTGATTAAAATTTTAGATAAATTCGGCTATAGAAAAACTTTAATGGTGAATACCTTCATCATCGGGACTTTGATTTGTCTTCTTGCTATTCCCGATGTTCACACGTCATTATATTGGTTTATTCCGATTATTGCAATTTTAGGATTTTTCAACTCCATCCAGTTTACTTCGATGAATACGATTTCCATTGCAGATTTAAGAAACTTCCAGACCAGCAGCGGAAACTCTTTATTATCAGTTAATCAGCAACTGGCCATTGGTTTTGGAATTGCATTCGGATTAATTGTCTTAAAGATCTTTGAAAATACCCCTGGGCTTATTCATCATGAAATTCATAATGCCTTTCGGTGGACATTTTTAAGCATTGGTATGCTGACCATTGTTTCAGGATTGGTTTTCAGAAGACTTCATATTTCAGATGGTAAAAATATGCAGTCGAAAGAGGATGAGTAA
- a CDS encoding sulfate/molybdate ABC transporter ATP-binding protein, with protein MLLEIKNLHFSYSKEKPLFNNLNLTFEAGKIIALAGESGCGKSTLLSLIYGLLDWESGDIIFNGKKLWGPKGNIVPGEAEMKFVAQNFDLMPYATVAENVGKFISNINLAQKKEKVTELLEVVGMEEYASVLPKYLSGGQQQRVAIARALSVLPKLLILDEPFSNLDFPRKIELREKLFRYVKQNQISLIISTHELQDIIPWLDQIVVLQEGRLIQNDRPEETFRNPYNAYVAKLFGEVNIFSSAEMSDLNLSKFSYYPKEVKVTENGIKATVKESRFAGNYYWNKLKIQDRELVIYTDNKLTQETVSVSFI; from the coding sequence ATGCTATTGGAAATAAAAAATCTACACTTTTCATATTCAAAGGAAAAACCTTTGTTTAATAATCTTAATCTGACATTTGAAGCAGGAAAAATCATTGCTCTGGCGGGAGAAAGCGGATGCGGAAAATCTACCTTACTGAGTTTGATATACGGACTCTTGGATTGGGAAAGCGGCGATATTATTTTTAACGGTAAAAAACTTTGGGGACCTAAAGGAAATATTGTTCCCGGCGAAGCAGAAATGAAATTTGTAGCCCAGAATTTCGATTTGATGCCCTATGCAACAGTGGCAGAAAATGTGGGGAAATTTATTTCCAATATTAATCTCGCCCAAAAAAAAGAGAAAGTTACGGAACTTCTCGAAGTCGTAGGAATGGAGGAATATGCCTCTGTATTACCTAAATATCTAAGTGGCGGACAACAACAAAGAGTTGCCATTGCAAGAGCTCTTTCCGTTCTTCCCAAGCTGTTAATTCTCGATGAGCCTTTCAGTAATCTGGACTTTCCCCGAAAAATAGAACTTCGTGAAAAGCTTTTCCGATATGTAAAGCAAAATCAGATTTCACTTATTATTTCCACGCACGAACTTCAGGATATTATTCCCTGGCTGGATCAGATTGTGGTACTTCAGGAAGGCAGACTTATTCAGAATGACCGTCCGGAAGAAACCTTCAGAAATCCATACAATGCTTACGTGGCCAAACTTTTCGGGGAAGTGAATATCTTCAGCTCCGCTGAAATGTCAGATCTGAACCTGTCTAAATTTTCTTATTATCCCAAAGAAGTAAAAGTTACAGAAAATGGAATTAAAGCTACTGTTAAGGAAAGCAGGTTTGCAGGAAATTATTATTGGAATAAACTTAAAATTCAAGACAGAGAACTCGTGATATATACAGATAATAAGCTCACGCAGGAAACCGTCTCAGTTTCTTTTATCTGA
- a CDS encoding YceI family protein: protein MKKKLFLLVIPTIFTAVLLFSCNKEKPVTGNGNEVTTTKEGKEFVLDTLNSKVEWKGYKVFKSESTSHFGNIKFESGDVTVKEGHLESGKFVADMTSLTSVDLKDDAEQLGKLNGHLKSNDFFDVEKFPTASYEITKVTPSAEGDYNTLLDGNLTIKGITKPVQFKANISVKEGTVSIATEPKDIKREEFGVKFQTPAANGVISDEVTLQINVKAMEKK from the coding sequence ATGAAGAAAAAACTGTTTCTATTAGTCATTCCCACAATTTTTACTGCTGTCCTGCTATTTTCCTGTAATAAAGAAAAACCTGTCACAGGCAATGGTAATGAAGTGACAACAACGAAGGAAGGCAAGGAGTTTGTGCTCGATACCCTGAACAGTAAAGTAGAGTGGAAGGGGTATAAAGTTTTTAAATCTGAAAGTACAAGTCATTTTGGAAATATAAAATTTGAAAGCGGTGATGTTACCGTTAAAGAAGGGCATCTGGAAAGCGGAAAATTTGTTGCGGATATGACTTCCCTGACCTCTGTGGATTTGAAAGACGATGCTGAGCAGCTGGGAAAATTAAATGGACATTTAAAAAGTAATGATTTCTTTGATGTGGAAAAATTTCCGACGGCATCCTATGAAATTACAAAGGTGACTCCTTCCGCTGAAGGCGACTATAATACTCTTCTCGATGGGAACCTTACCATTAAAGGCATCACAAAACCAGTTCAGTTCAAAGCGAATATTTCGGTGAAAGAAGGTACTGTAAGCATTGCTACAGAACCCAAAGATATTAAAAGAGAGGAATTTGGAGTTAAGTTTCAGACGCCTGCTGCCAATGGGGTTATCAGTGATGAGGTTACTCTCCAGATCAACGTTAAAGCAATGGAAAAAAAATAA
- the pheS gene encoding phenylalanine--tRNA ligase subunit alpha translates to MIEKIEELLVEVNGFNATSKEDIENFRIKYNGKKGVLNDFYETLKSVPNDQKKDFGQKINTLKTAVNVKLEDLKNASVSSVILEKEDLTRPAFPLDLGSRHPINLVKNRIIEIFKSIGFAVADGPEIEDDWHNFTALNLPEYHPARDMQDTFFIEQNPDILLRTHTSSVQIRYMEENQPPIRILSPGRVFRNEAVSSRSHCIFHQIEGLYIDENVSFADLKQTIQFFTTELFGKSKIRLRPSYFPFTEPSAEIDVYWGLNSETDYRITKGTGWLEIMGCGMVDPAVLKNVNIDSEKYSGYAFGMGIERIVMLLYQMSDIRMFFENDMRTLEQFKTL, encoded by the coding sequence ATGATAGAAAAGATAGAAGAATTACTCGTTGAGGTAAATGGCTTTAATGCTACATCTAAAGAGGATATTGAAAACTTCCGAATCAAGTACAATGGTAAAAAAGGTGTTTTAAATGATTTTTATGAAACCCTAAAATCGGTACCTAATGACCAGAAGAAAGATTTTGGGCAAAAAATCAACACTCTTAAGACTGCTGTTAACGTAAAATTGGAGGATTTAAAAAATGCCTCTGTATCTTCTGTTATCCTTGAAAAAGAAGATCTTACAAGACCTGCTTTTCCTTTGGATTTGGGTTCGAGACATCCAATTAATCTGGTGAAAAACAGAATTATTGAAATCTTCAAATCGATTGGATTTGCTGTGGCAGACGGACCGGAAATAGAGGACGACTGGCATAACTTTACGGCACTGAATCTTCCGGAATATCACCCGGCAAGAGATATGCAGGATACTTTCTTTATTGAACAGAATCCTGATATTTTGCTGAGAACACATACTTCTTCGGTACAGATTCGTTATATGGAAGAGAACCAACCGCCTATAAGGATTTTATCGCCGGGGAGAGTATTCAGAAATGAAGCTGTTTCTTCACGTTCACATTGTATCTTCCACCAGATTGAAGGTTTATACATTGATGAAAATGTAAGCTTCGCAGATCTTAAACAAACGATTCAGTTCTTTACTACTGAGCTTTTCGGAAAGTCCAAAATCAGATTACGACCGTCCTACTTTCCTTTTACAGAACCAAGTGCAGAGATCGATGTGTACTGGGGACTGAATTCTGAAACAGATTACAGAATTACAAAAGGAACTGGCTGGCTTGAAATTATGGGATGCGGAATGGTAGATCCTGCAGTTCTGAAAAATGTAAATATTGATTCTGAGAAATATTCAGGATATGCTTTTGGGATGGGCATTGAGAGAATTGTAATGCTTCTTTACCAAATGAGTGATATCAGAATGTTTTTTGAAAATGATATGAGAACGTTAGAACAGTTTAAAACTTTATAA
- a CDS encoding sensor histidine kinase, with protein MLKLLNFKFRKIVHYSLIVCILLIQLIIAGFFYNEFVNKKQLSFIEKQLKELNLLENLTNNSRTDLLNAQDNLQKYVISEDQKYLDAYFASLNRLGKNLDRISQYENKFPELKNAATPKTDSLDLKHLKSMIDSTYGYSTQSNFKINKELPQLKKYNFDYNPDKFDIETKTFTDTIKKKGLFGRLGDAISGKENVRKESTVITVKQGKKLDAAVLKKEVDSIIKVVDHYYSGEIKKIRVNVKEKQEGNDRFYKMFSKLLMYSNGLMGIYENSIQVSKQDLVKEYEKQNSKNNRIRTYLVFGSMILMFIVSILIMFLTRIAFVYEKQLNMANRQIKENLNFKNRILGMLSHELRSPLKIIGLFINRINKKTDDVKIKEYLKSISFTNDTLLMQANQILEYTKNQAVENKLLPVEFQLKKEITSILNAIEPYIETRNNQFIIHEDIDQDLTVYSDNKKINQVFMNILGNANKFTENGKIMVNSSAEVVNENLVKLTTRVSDTGAGISQTDLKSIFEPYYQGVLSEDVENLGAGLGLSLCKEIVEMYSGDISVESEPGKGTVVTFTFNLKMNRS; from the coding sequence ATGTTAAAATTATTAAATTTTAAATTTAGAAAAATTGTTCATTATTCTCTTATTGTATGTATTTTATTGATACAGCTGATTATTGCAGGCTTTTTTTACAATGAATTTGTTAATAAAAAACAATTATCTTTTATTGAAAAACAATTAAAGGAGCTGAACTTATTGGAGAACCTGACGAATAATTCGAGAACAGATCTTCTTAATGCACAGGACAATCTTCAGAAATATGTTATTAGTGAAGACCAGAAATATTTGGACGCTTATTTTGCTTCATTAAACAGACTGGGGAAAAATTTGGACCGCATCAGCCAGTACGAAAATAAATTTCCTGAGCTAAAAAATGCAGCGACCCCGAAGACGGATTCATTAGATTTAAAACATTTAAAATCAATGATCGACTCTACATACGGGTATTCTACCCAATCTAATTTTAAGATTAATAAAGAACTTCCGCAGTTAAAAAAATATAATTTTGATTATAATCCTGATAAATTTGATATAGAAACCAAAACTTTTACGGATACTATAAAGAAAAAAGGGCTTTTCGGACGTCTGGGAGATGCGATATCAGGAAAGGAAAATGTAAGGAAAGAAAGTACGGTAATTACGGTAAAACAGGGGAAAAAACTGGATGCAGCTGTGCTTAAAAAAGAGGTTGACAGTATTATTAAAGTAGTTGATCACTATTATTCAGGGGAAATCAAAAAAATACGAGTCAATGTAAAAGAAAAACAGGAAGGAAATGACAGGTTCTATAAGATGTTCTCTAAACTTTTGATGTACAGTAACGGATTAATGGGAATTTACGAGAATTCTATTCAGGTTTCAAAGCAGGATCTTGTAAAAGAATACGAGAAGCAGAATTCCAAAAACAACAGGATAAGAACCTACCTCGTTTTTGGATCGATGATCCTGATGTTTATTGTTTCCATATTAATTATGTTCCTTACCCGCATTGCATTTGTCTATGAAAAACAGCTGAATATGGCGAATAGACAGATTAAGGAAAATCTTAATTTTAAAAACCGAATTCTGGGAATGCTGAGCCATGAGCTGCGGTCACCATTAAAAATAATAGGACTTTTCATTAACCGTATCAATAAAAAAACAGATGATGTAAAAATTAAAGAATACCTGAAGTCGATCAGTTTTACGAATGATACCTTATTAATGCAGGCAAACCAGATTCTTGAATATACCAAAAATCAGGCAGTGGAAAATAAACTGCTCCCTGTGGAGTTTCAATTAAAAAAAGAAATAACATCTATTTTAAATGCCATAGAGCCCTATATTGAAACACGGAACAATCAATTTATTATTCATGAAGATATAGATCAGGATCTTACCGTGTACTCAGATAATAAAAAGATCAATCAGGTGTTTATGAATATTCTGGGCAATGCCAATAAATTTACGGAAAATGGAAAGATCATGGTGAACAGCAGTGCGGAGGTGGTGAATGAAAACCTTGTAAAGCTTACCACAAGGGTCAGTGATACGGGAGCCGGTATTTCCCAGACTGATCTTAAAAGCATATTTGAACCTTATTACCAGGGAGTACTGTCCGAGGATGTTGAAAATCTCGGAGCCGGCCTTGGGTTAAGTCTCTGTAAAGAAATTGTGGAAATGTACTCTGGTGATATTTCAGTGGAAAGTGAGCCGGGTAAGGGGACTGTGGTAACTTTTACTTTTAATTTAAAGATGAACAGATCATGA
- a CDS encoding response regulator transcription factor, protein MSEQNNKSFNFLLADDHSLIRQGLVFLLEDMEENHTIFQASTQQSALEAVRDNRIDIAIIDAHFPDGNSLAILPEIKQINPGIKILIFTGIDENIHSLRYLNAGADGFLSKMSDEVIIEEAIKKMMSNGEYISPVTQMLLLNSMKNPGMINPLSSLTERELQIAEMYAEGLGNLEIAGQLDVKQNTVSTIKRRIFDKLRIDNLVELIELIRNSQ, encoded by the coding sequence ATGAGTGAACAAAATAATAAATCATTTAATTTTCTTCTTGCCGATGACCATAGCCTGATACGGCAGGGGTTGGTTTTTCTGCTGGAAGATATGGAAGAAAATCATACGATTTTCCAGGCGTCCACTCAACAGAGTGCCCTTGAAGCGGTGAGAGATAACAGGATTGATATCGCCATTATAGATGCTCATTTTCCTGATGGCAACAGCCTGGCTATCCTGCCTGAAATCAAACAGATAAATCCTGGAATTAAAATTCTGATATTTACTGGAATCGATGAAAATATTCACTCGTTACGGTATCTGAATGCAGGAGCGGACGGCTTTTTAAGTAAAATGAGCGATGAGGTAATTATTGAAGAAGCTATAAAAAAGATGATGAGCAACGGTGAATATATTTCCCCGGTTACACAGATGCTGCTTCTGAACTCAATGAAAAATCCTGGTATGATAAACCCTCTTTCCTCACTAACAGAAAGGGAATTGCAGATTGCTGAAATGTACGCTGAAGGTTTAGGGAATCTTGAGATCGCAGGGCAGCTGGATGTTAAACAAAATACAGTGAGTACTATTAAAAGAAGAATATTTGATAAGCTGCGAATTGATAATCTTGTGGAATTAATAGAACTAATTAGAAACAGCCAGTAA
- a CDS encoding DUF3108 domain-containing protein → MKKISFFLAIFTFCLSFSQITNIADGESLTFRIHYGILNAGSANLTAKKTIYKGIPHLYVKGTGVTTGAVKAFFKVEDLYESYINMQTELPSFYVRNVREGGYTQHYETTFNHDNHTLLLTDKKNPANGSKTLKSVKDVQDMLSCFYYLRSKSPVELKIGTVIKMNVWIDDELFPFQLKVVGTENLKTKFGTINCLKIVPSVQSGRVFKEKEGVMMWVSNDANHVPLLLKAELAVGSLKASIDGIKNVKYPLKFTN, encoded by the coding sequence ATGAAAAAAATTTCATTTTTTTTAGCAATATTCACATTTTGTCTGAGTTTTAGCCAGATTACTAATATTGCTGACGGAGAATCGCTGACCTTCAGAATTCATTACGGAATCCTGAATGCCGGAAGCGCCAATCTCACGGCCAAAAAAACAATATATAAAGGCATTCCTCATCTCTATGTAAAGGGAACCGGTGTGACTACAGGCGCTGTAAAAGCTTTTTTCAAGGTGGAGGATCTTTATGAAAGCTATATTAACATGCAGACAGAGCTTCCGAGCTTTTATGTGAGAAACGTACGTGAAGGCGGATATACCCAGCATTATGAAACAACATTTAATCACGACAATCATACGCTTCTTCTTACCGATAAAAAAAATCCGGCTAATGGCTCCAAAACATTAAAATCGGTAAAAGATGTTCAGGATATGCTTTCCTGTTTCTATTATTTAAGAAGCAAGAGCCCTGTTGAGCTAAAAATAGGAACGGTAATCAAAATGAATGTCTGGATTGATGATGAGCTGTTTCCTTTTCAACTGAAAGTGGTGGGCACAGAAAATCTAAAAACCAAATTCGGAACCATTAATTGTCTGAAAATAGTTCCTTCGGTACAGAGCGGAAGAGTGTTTAAGGAAAAAGAAGGGGTGATGATGTGGGTATCTAACGATGCCAATCATGTCCCGTTATTGTTAAAGGCTGAACTTGCTGTTGGATCTCTGAAAGCGAGTATCGACGGAATAAAAAATGTGAAATACCCATTAAAATTCACCAACTGA